A region of uncultured Desulfobacter sp. DNA encodes the following proteins:
- a CDS encoding substrate-binding domain-containing protein has translation MAKTPDRTLNLSCRLKELRTQKKLTQSELAELVGIKRQAVYDIETGRYLPNTGVALAMAHVLGCRVEDIFYQPPDQARDVVLLDKESGWGQRVNIAKVREQHFAYPLVGTYARMEDMGAADGLLEPCQSRAKILMSEEQVASTALLLGCDPAFSILGHRVREAPGQASLNVRFASSQKAITRLALGQAHIAGTHMHTRGGDDGNKILVTQKMKDISGIMIAFSAFEEGLLVAPGNPKGIKGVADLMRNDVRLANREEGAALRSLLDDLLKEGKIPATSILGYEHLVHSHAQGAEAVRHHVCDVALGLRSVAVTYGLDFIPLGHVRCDLVIPSDLLIHPGVATALDIIQTRSFREELACLPGYDTSDTGRIVAEL, from the coding sequence ATGGCCAAAACACCAGATCGCACATTAAACCTTTCCTGTCGTCTCAAGGAATTGCGCACACAAAAAAAATTGACCCAGTCTGAACTTGCCGAGCTTGTGGGTATTAAGCGCCAGGCTGTTTACGACATTGAAACCGGCCGCTATCTGCCCAATACCGGGGTTGCCCTTGCCATGGCCCATGTGCTGGGCTGTCGGGTGGAGGACATCTTTTATCAACCCCCGGACCAGGCCAGGGACGTGGTTCTGCTGGACAAGGAATCTGGCTGGGGCCAACGGGTCAACATCGCCAAGGTCCGGGAACAGCACTTTGCCTATCCCCTTGTGGGCACATATGCAAGAATGGAGGACATGGGGGCGGCAGACGGCCTGCTTGAACCGTGTCAGTCACGGGCCAAAATATTAATGTCCGAGGAACAGGTGGCGTCCACAGCCCTGCTTCTGGGCTGTGATCCGGCCTTTTCCATTCTGGGGCACCGGGTCCGGGAAGCCCCTGGACAAGCCAGCCTGAATGTCCGGTTTGCGTCCAGTCAAAAGGCCATAACCCGTCTGGCTTTGGGCCAGGCCCATATTGCAGGCACCCATATGCATACCCGGGGAGGTGATGATGGAAACAAAATCCTGGTCACCCAGAAAATGAAAGATATTTCAGGGATCATGATTGCGTTCTCTGCCTTCGAGGAAGGCCTGCTGGTGGCCCCCGGAAACCCCAAAGGGATCAAGGGGGTTGCCGACCTTATGCGTAACGATGTCCGGCTTGCCAACCGGGAGGAAGGAGCGGCCCTTCGCAGTCTCCTGGACGACTTGCTTAAAGAGGGCAAAATTCCTGCAACATCAATTTTAGGATACGAACACCTGGTGCACAGCCATGCCCAGGGAGCCGAGGCCGTGCGCCACCACGTCTGTGATGTTGCCCTGGGCCTGCGGAGTGTGGCCGTCACCTATGGACTGGATTTCATCCCCCTTGGCCATGTCCGGTGTGACCTTGTCATCCCTTCGGACCTTTTGATCCATCCTGGTGTTGCAACAGCCCTGGACATTATCCAGACCCGGTCATTCAGAGAGGAGCTTGCCTGCCTGCCCGGTTATGACACCTCGGATACCGGCCGTATTGTTGCGGAGTTGTAA